From a single Gimesia fumaroli genomic region:
- a CDS encoding Nramp family divalent metal transporter, whose translation MSEEQATSVRPHWWQRIGPGLVTACVVIGPGSILTSSNLGAKEGYSMIWVVLISVIFMLVYTSLGAKLGTVTNESTCTLLAKTVGRPLTILIGCGVFFISAAYQFGNNLGVHSAIETYTNLKYGIVFFNAISIAFLFGFKNLYKLVERLMSVFVGLMLLSFAINLIFAKPNLMEMAEGVIPGYGGGGLDSILNISLLGLIGTTFVITAAFYQSYLARFKGWKVADLKDGRIDSCISATIMALITIMLMSTAAAELRGQQLNSVADVGNALQPLFGDKGQILFCIGLFSAAYSSFIVNSMIGGFILSDSLGLGGTPQDKSTRIMTAAVLLIGMFVAMYVIESGTKPVVAIVAAQAVTVVAAPLAAGALLLLTSSKKVMGEHRNGPVMNILAGIGFLLLLGMAWYIATQKVIPQIQKMRAESTAMIQVEPAEMKLATQNKN comes from the coding sequence GTGAGTGAAGAACAAGCAACGAGCGTCAGGCCACACTGGTGGCAGCGGATTGGTCCTGGTTTAGTTACTGCCTGTGTGGTGATTGGGCCTGGTAGTATTTTGACCAGTTCCAACCTGGGAGCAAAAGAAGGCTACAGCATGATCTGGGTCGTTCTGATCTCCGTCATCTTTATGCTGGTTTATACTTCACTGGGTGCCAAGCTGGGGACGGTGACCAATGAATCGACGTGTACCCTGCTGGCGAAAACCGTGGGCAGGCCGTTAACGATTTTAATTGGTTGTGGCGTATTTTTCATTTCCGCCGCTTATCAGTTTGGGAATAACCTGGGGGTCCATTCGGCAATCGAGACTTATACTAATCTGAAATACGGGATTGTGTTTTTCAATGCCATTTCGATTGCGTTTCTGTTCGGCTTTAAGAACTTGTATAAACTGGTTGAACGGTTGATGTCCGTCTTCGTCGGGTTAATGTTGCTTTCGTTTGCGATCAACCTCATTTTTGCCAAGCCGAATCTGATGGAAATGGCGGAGGGGGTGATCCCCGGATACGGGGGGGGCGGTCTGGATTCGATTCTCAATATTTCTCTGTTGGGACTGATCGGCACGACATTCGTGATCACTGCTGCCTTCTATCAGTCTTATCTGGCCCGATTCAAAGGCTGGAAGGTTGCCGATCTGAAAGATGGCCGCATCGATTCCTGTATCAGTGCGACAATCATGGCGTTGATAACCATTATGCTCATGTCCACCGCAGCCGCCGAACTCCGCGGTCAGCAATTGAATAGCGTTGCCGATGTGGGAAATGCCTTGCAGCCGTTGTTTGGCGACAAAGGTCAGATTCTGTTCTGTATCGGCCTGTTCTCTGCTGCCTATTCTTCCTTCATCGTGAATTCCATGATCGGCGGCTTTATTCTGTCTGACAGTCTCGGTCTGGGCGGAACGCCGCAAGATAAATCCACGCGCATAATGACGGCAGCGGTTTTACTCATCGGGATGTTCGTCGCGATGTATGTTATTGAGTCGGGAACGAAACCTGTTGTGGCGATCGTAGCGGCACAAGCAGTGACAGTGGTCGCTGCTCCCCTGGCAGCAGGGGCGCTCTTGTTATTAACGAGCAGTAAGAAAGTAATGGGCGAACATCGTAATGGGCCCGTCATGAATATATTGGCGGGCATCGGTTTTCTGTTACTGTTGGGCATGGCCTGGTATATCGCGACACAGAAAGTGATTCCTCAGATTCAGAAAATGCGAGCAGAATCAACGGCCATGATTCAAGTCGAACCTGCAGAAATGAAACTCGCAACCCAAAATAAGAACTGA
- a CDS encoding dihydrofolate reductase family protein encodes MRVSVYIATSLDGFIARENGNLDWLPGSDGTSEQSEEDFGYHEFMDSVDVLIMGRKTFETVLSFEIEWPYSEKQVIVLSSQPLQIPNDLPATVESSTSSPAELIQQLSEKGYQRAYIDGGKTIQSFLNAGLIQDMIITRIPVLIGSGIPLFGPVDNDRKLRHINTRTFENGFVQSEYELEY; translated from the coding sequence GTGCGAGTCTCAGTCTATATCGCCACCAGTCTGGATGGTTTTATTGCCCGTGAAAATGGCAACCTGGACTGGCTGCCTGGCAGTGATGGTACCAGCGAGCAAAGTGAAGAAGATTTTGGATATCACGAGTTCATGGATTCGGTCGATGTTCTGATCATGGGTCGCAAAACTTTTGAAACGGTTCTGTCCTTTGAAATTGAATGGCCTTACAGCGAGAAGCAGGTAATTGTACTCAGCAGTCAGCCTCTTCAAATCCCCAACGACTTACCAGCGACAGTGGAATCATCCACTTCCTCTCCCGCTGAACTGATTCAGCAGCTTTCTGAAAAGGGATATCAACGTGCCTACATCGATGGTGGAAAAACCATTCAGAGTTTTCTCAATGCGGGACTCATACAGGACATGATCATCACCCGCATTCCAGTTCTCATTGGCAGCGGTATTCCTTTGTTTGGGCCTGTCGATAACGATCGCAAACTGCGTCACATCAATACCCGCACATTTGAAAATGGATTCGTGCAAAGCGAATACGAGCTGGAATATTAA
- a CDS encoding DSD1 family PLP-dependent enzyme yields the protein MSQSVIGSYKFDLDTPILCIDLDLMESNIQKMSDYILSRGKTWRPHEKCHKTPAIALAQMQAGAIGVTCAKVSEAEVMAAAGVKDILIANMIVGKTKWERVVSLCRHARPIIACDHFAQIEPLAMMCAEAGVTCRMMPEVNIGLNRVGSRPGQDTLDLAMAIDKLDGLELAGIMGYEGHLLQVQDPAEKEEKITEAMRTLVGCKTAIEAKGIPCEIVSAGGTGSYQITSNCEGITELQAGGGIFADPMYVNKCGLTGLDYSLSVLATVASRPEKGRMVLDCGRKTMHPDFQLPLVKAWPDAKVTALSAEHCAVDLGPESQDLKIGDKIELIPGYADFTTILHENFYGFRNDRLEVVWPIQGRGKIQ from the coding sequence ATGTCTCAGTCAGTTATTGGATCATATAAATTCGATCTGGATACCCCGATTCTCTGCATCGATCTGGATCTGATGGAATCAAATATTCAGAAGATGTCCGACTATATTCTCAGCCGCGGCAAGACCTGGCGGCCACACGAAAAGTGTCATAAAACCCCCGCCATCGCACTGGCTCAAATGCAGGCCGGTGCCATCGGCGTGACCTGCGCCAAGGTCTCAGAAGCCGAAGTCATGGCAGCGGCAGGAGTCAAAGATATCCTGATCGCCAATATGATTGTCGGCAAAACCAAATGGGAACGCGTTGTCTCGCTCTGCCGTCATGCGCGGCCGATTATCGCCTGTGATCACTTTGCTCAAATCGAACCTCTGGCCATGATGTGTGCCGAAGCCGGCGTCACTTGCCGCATGATGCCCGAAGTGAATATCGGCCTGAATCGGGTCGGCTCACGCCCGGGACAGGATACACTCGATCTGGCGATGGCCATCGATAAACTGGATGGGCTCGAACTGGCAGGCATCATGGGTTACGAAGGACACCTGCTCCAGGTTCAAGATCCGGCTGAGAAAGAAGAAAAGATTACCGAAGCCATGCGAACCCTCGTCGGCTGCAAAACGGCCATCGAAGCCAAAGGTATTCCCTGTGAAATCGTGAGTGCCGGCGGAACGGGCTCGTATCAGATTACTTCTAACTGTGAGGGGATCACCGAACTCCAGGCAGGTGGTGGCATCTTTGCCGACCCGATGTACGTCAACAAATGCGGTCTGACGGGCCTGGATTATTCGCTCAGCGTGCTGGCGACCGTTGCCAGTCGTCCCGAAAAAGGACGCATGGTACTCGACTGTGGTCGCAAGACAATGCACCCCGATTTCCAGCTCCCCCTGGTCAAAGCCTGGCCTGATGCGAAGGTAACAGCGCTCAGTGCAGAACACTGTGCCGTTGACCTGGGACCGGAATCACAGGACCTCAAGATCGGCGACAAAATCGAATTAATCCCTGGTTACGCCGATTTCACAACGATTTTGCACGAAAATTTTTATGGATTCCGCAACGATCGCCTGGAAGTGGTCTGGCCGATTCAGGGACGCGGCAAGATTCAATAA
- a CDS encoding sugar phosphate isomerase/epimerase family protein, whose translation MKISRREFFNSSSRALIVSCLGTVSLKAASKPKPQTVNPLDKALGITTSSFSGHMAAQALKGKITLLELPRILRNELGMKVIDLNTSTLAATDKKYLDQVRAAADKAGCVLTNLKMNQRNLDMNSPDEATRTKALTTYKKSIDVASHLGLKWARPLPLVKRPDMKIHIASYRELCDYGAERNVQLLVENYGWMQDDPASVVKLVEAIGHNVAACPDTGNWDSDSIRYAGLEQTFPISVTCDFKARNLGPQGEHPLYDLKRCFEIGWNAGFRGPWCFEHANKDRKALFRELTLLREMLEGWMKDAAKDS comes from the coding sequence ATGAAAATTTCGCGAAGAGAGTTTTTTAATTCGAGCAGCCGTGCATTGATCGTTTCCTGTCTGGGAACGGTTTCACTCAAAGCGGCTTCGAAACCCAAACCGCAGACTGTTAACCCACTCGACAAAGCGTTGGGAATTACAACTTCTTCATTTTCAGGACATATGGCTGCCCAGGCATTAAAAGGGAAAATCACACTACTGGAACTTCCCCGCATTTTACGAAACGAACTCGGGATGAAGGTGATTGACCTGAATACGTCGACTCTGGCGGCAACGGACAAAAAATATCTTGATCAGGTCCGGGCCGCAGCGGACAAGGCGGGGTGCGTTTTAACCAATTTGAAAATGAACCAGCGCAATCTGGATATGAACAGTCCTGATGAAGCGACGCGCACCAAAGCACTGACGACTTACAAAAAGTCCATCGACGTCGCTTCGCACCTGGGGCTGAAATGGGCGCGCCCGTTACCACTTGTAAAACGACCTGATATGAAAATTCATATCGCCAGTTACCGAGAATTATGCGATTACGGAGCAGAACGGAATGTGCAGCTGCTTGTGGAAAATTACGGCTGGATGCAGGACGATCCGGCATCGGTCGTTAAACTGGTGGAAGCCATCGGACACAACGTCGCCGCTTGTCCTGATACCGGGAATTGGGACAGTGATTCGATCCGCTATGCTGGGCTGGAACAGACTTTTCCGATTTCGGTGACTTGTGATTTTAAAGCACGAAATCTGGGCCCGCAGGGAGAGCATCCGTTATACGATCTCAAACGCTGTTTCGAGATTGGCTGGAATGCCGGCTTTCGCGGCCCTTGGTGCTTTGAGCATGCCAACAAGGATCGCAAGGCATTGTTTCGCGAACTGACCCTGTTACGTGAGATGCTGGAAGGATGGATGAAAGATGCAGCAAAGGACTCTTAA
- a CDS encoding nuclear transport factor 2 family protein yields MVFAENKSSEADAELLKAVKILDEAFSNRDKETIRKMTDPRHISISPAYQFFNQEDQLKALPELKLSLFKTGKITIIHTTPRSALITYEANIEGTFEGKQLAKHVQIVECWIKRKGNWIEVSYQETPLP; encoded by the coding sequence ATGGTATTCGCCGAAAACAAGTCATCAGAAGCCGACGCGGAACTCTTAAAAGCGGTCAAAATACTGGATGAAGCGTTTTCAAATCGGGATAAAGAAACGATTCGCAAAATGACCGATCCTCGGCACATATCGATTTCTCCCGCGTATCAGTTTTTCAATCAGGAAGATCAACTGAAAGCCCTACCGGAACTCAAACTGAGTCTCTTTAAGACAGGTAAAATAACGATCATTCACACCACGCCCCGCTCGGCCCTGATCACCTACGAAGCCAATATCGAAGGCACCTTCGAAGGTAAGCAGCTCGCGAAACATGTGCAGATTGTCGAGTGCTGGATCAAACGCAAAGGGAACTGGATTGAAGTTTCGTACCAGGAAACCCCGCTTCCTTGA
- a CDS encoding lactonase family protein → MSYEQLLYLFPVMAGMVFSNATQAIAFEKPLVFISAFAPGEKGAIHAFEFNPLTGALKQVERNTDVEHPFFLAVSPDNKYLYSIHAPGKFGGKDHEYVAAYELQDRTGKLKLLNRQSSLGTASCYLDIDKSGKAVVVANYSTGSVASLPVKKDGSLGEAATFAQHTGSSVDPKRQKEPHAHCSVISPDQKFVFAADLGLDKIMAYQLDSKTAKLTPSLQPFVRTIPGAGPRHLTFHPDEKHLYAINELKNSVTAFDYDPKIGTLIEQETISTLPEDFKGTSHCADLKITPDGRFLYGTNRGHDSIVAYKIDDQGKLSLLEIEPSLGKGPQNLAISANGKFLLCANMPGNNVVVFHINDETGKLTPVGDPISIPSPSCILIR, encoded by the coding sequence ATGTCATACGAGCAGCTATTGTATTTGTTTCCGGTAATGGCAGGCATGGTCTTCAGCAATGCAACACAGGCTATCGCGTTTGAGAAACCGCTGGTCTTCATCTCGGCGTTTGCACCCGGAGAAAAAGGGGCCATTCACGCCTTTGAATTCAATCCCTTAACCGGAGCATTAAAACAGGTCGAACGGAACACCGATGTGGAACATCCCTTTTTCCTGGCCGTTTCACCCGATAACAAATACCTGTATTCGATTCATGCACCGGGAAAATTCGGAGGTAAAGACCACGAATACGTGGCTGCCTACGAACTACAGGATCGTACTGGAAAATTAAAATTATTGAATCGACAGTCTTCTCTGGGAACGGCATCCTGTTATCTGGATATCGATAAATCAGGCAAGGCGGTTGTTGTCGCCAATTACTCAACCGGTAGTGTTGCTTCTCTGCCGGTTAAAAAAGATGGTTCTTTAGGAGAAGCCGCCACATTCGCTCAACATACCGGCTCCAGTGTTGATCCCAAACGTCAGAAAGAACCACACGCGCATTGCAGCGTGATCAGCCCCGATCAGAAGTTTGTTTTCGCCGCTGATCTGGGCCTTGATAAAATCATGGCTTATCAGCTCGATTCCAAAACAGCCAAACTTACACCCAGCCTGCAACCCTTTGTCAGAACAATCCCTGGTGCTGGCCCGCGGCATTTGACGTTTCACCCTGATGAAAAACATCTCTACGCTATTAACGAGTTAAAGAACTCTGTCACAGCATTCGACTATGATCCGAAAATCGGCACTCTGATTGAGCAGGAGACCATTTCCACGCTGCCCGAAGACTTCAAAGGCACGAGCCATTGTGCCGACTTGAAAATCACACCCGATGGCCGTTTTCTATATGGCACCAATCGGGGACATGACAGCATCGTCGCTTATAAAATTGATGACCAAGGAAAGCTAAGCCTGTTAGAAATCGAACCCAGTCTCGGCAAAGGACCACAAAATCTGGCCATCAGCGCAAACGGCAAATTCCTGCTCTGTGCCAATATGCCCGGCAATAATGTGGTCGTATTTCATATCAACGATGAAACCGGCAAGCTGACCCCCGTGGGAGACCCCATTTCCATTCCCAGCCCGTCCTGCATCTTGATTCGCTAA
- a CDS encoding metallophosphoesterase family protein, translating into MNSPVNQWTFLHVNDSHMGTARSYRFRPAINKRWAAIKQQMSEIDADLLLHGGDLTRDGDTHEFEYQQAREDLDTLPFPTFIIPGNMDVGNKHASQTGVKHRWDPKGLGWNDPDLNMTAKRLDLFSNYFGPLQWSFLHRDIRFTGFYAAVAGTGLPHEARFWRMLERLPDLPASKHHVAVMHYWPFMEHPDEPAWDLTDGDQYDNWYFSIDPPHRQRLWEILKASNVEILFCGHVHTGRPVQHIDGIRLYRTQAAGNTGQLSERWPEADTSFGFHRCDVTDSGIDVTYIRGNDQCEEFGTFGPLGHPPIEERDYSVAQEQPPIQPDADL; encoded by the coding sequence ATGAATTCCCCAGTCAATCAATGGACGTTTCTCCATGTCAACGACAGTCATATGGGAACCGCGCGTTCCTACCGGTTCCGCCCCGCCATTAATAAACGCTGGGCAGCGATTAAACAGCAGATGTCGGAAATCGACGCCGATCTGCTACTACACGGCGGCGACCTGACACGCGACGGCGACACGCACGAATTCGAATATCAACAGGCTCGCGAAGATCTGGACACGCTCCCTTTCCCCACCTTTATCATCCCCGGCAATATGGATGTCGGCAACAAACATGCCTCACAAACAGGTGTCAAGCATCGCTGGGATCCGAAGGGGCTTGGCTGGAACGACCCCGATCTGAACATGACGGCCAAACGTCTCGACCTGTTCAGCAATTATTTTGGCCCCCTGCAATGGTCATTCCTGCATCGTGATATACGTTTTACCGGCTTTTATGCCGCCGTCGCGGGAACAGGGCTGCCTCACGAAGCACGCTTCTGGCGAATGCTGGAACGGCTGCCCGACCTGCCCGCGTCTAAACACCATGTCGCCGTCATGCACTATTGGCCATTCATGGAACATCCCGATGAACCGGCCTGGGATCTGACGGACGGCGATCAGTATGACAACTGGTATTTCTCGATTGATCCGCCTCATCGACAACGTTTATGGGAAATTCTCAAAGCATCGAATGTGGAAATTCTGTTCTGCGGTCATGTTCATACAGGACGCCCTGTCCAACACATCGACGGAATTCGGCTCTACCGCACACAGGCAGCAGGCAACACGGGACAACTGTCCGAACGCTGGCCTGAAGCAGATACCAGTTTCGGCTTTCACCGCTGTGATGTCACAGACTCAGGCATTGACGTGACCTACATTCGGGGGAATGACCAATGCGAAGAATTCGGCACCTTCGGTCCGCTGGGTCACCCCCCCATTGAGGAACGCGATTATTCCGTCGCGCAGGAACAACCACCAATTCAACCTGACGCTGATTTATAA
- a CDS encoding redoxin domain-containing protein — protein sequence MKLPARMPLMLLLITVTCHSLVFASEKENPRTKIGTNVGTLQFKDIRYLTRSLSDFKEPKAFVLVACNTTCPLVKRYLPKLKRLEQKYGPQGVQFLALHTGPNDSIREIAEFGIEHKIPFPNVQDIKSRSMQALGLERTPEVAVLDAQYQLRYRGRIDDQYRIGGSLPRATQNNLVDALEAVLKNEPVIVPETNVDGCTITPHNPQRDPKPVTYYADIEPLIKQHCVDCHRAGTEAPFALTTLKEVQNNGAMVAEVVNDQRMPPWYGGTSHAEFANHRSMSRKERTLVADWFLAGMPAGEEPDRPATVVSARSNEKWIIGEPDLKISMLETHTLPADGYIPYRYTVLPFIFPEDTWVSSIEIKPDNPSVVHHCNMAAVSLAKKWDESNFITGKVPGSGPTMLPEGLGILIPKGSALALQIHYTSTGKPEKCNISVGFKYVQGKVQKRYRFLIIKNTKFKIPPGTPHHEVSNSKTLDRDAHGIGLFAHMHLRGKDLSFRAHYPEGKNETLLVIPNYNFDWQIGYLWKDQRNFFPKGTRVEAIAHYDNSAFNPYNPDPTTSVRNGPQTYHEMMYAFFFYTYADERLDLAIDPKTGQAVK from the coding sequence ATGAAACTTCCTGCTCGAATGCCGTTGATGTTATTGTTAATCACAGTAACCTGCCATTCTCTAGTTTTTGCTTCTGAGAAAGAGAATCCGAGAACAAAAATCGGCACGAATGTGGGAACGCTCCAATTCAAAGACATTCGCTACCTGACACGCTCGCTGAGTGACTTTAAAGAACCAAAGGCATTCGTTCTCGTCGCCTGTAATACAACCTGCCCGTTAGTGAAACGCTATCTGCCGAAACTGAAGCGTCTGGAACAGAAATACGGTCCGCAGGGAGTTCAGTTTCTCGCTTTGCATACAGGCCCTAATGATTCAATTCGAGAAATCGCCGAATTTGGTATCGAACACAAAATCCCGTTCCCCAATGTTCAGGATATTAAAAGTCGATCCATGCAGGCACTCGGTTTAGAACGGACTCCCGAAGTCGCTGTATTGGATGCCCAATATCAGCTCCGCTATCGCGGCCGCATTGATGATCAATATCGCATCGGAGGGTCCCTGCCCCGGGCGACACAGAATAATCTTGTCGATGCACTCGAAGCCGTTTTGAAAAATGAGCCGGTGATAGTTCCTGAGACCAACGTCGATGGCTGCACGATCACACCACATAATCCCCAGCGCGACCCAAAACCAGTGACTTACTATGCTGACATTGAACCGCTGATCAAACAACATTGTGTCGATTGCCATCGCGCGGGCACCGAAGCTCCTTTTGCCCTAACCACTTTGAAAGAAGTGCAAAACAACGGTGCGATGGTCGCGGAGGTCGTCAACGATCAACGCATGCCCCCCTGGTATGGTGGCACATCCCATGCCGAGTTTGCGAATCATCGCAGTATGTCTCGCAAAGAACGCACACTCGTTGCCGACTGGTTTCTAGCAGGTATGCCTGCCGGCGAAGAACCGGATCGCCCCGCAACAGTTGTTTCTGCCAGATCCAACGAAAAATGGATCATTGGGGAACCCGATCTAAAAATCAGCATGCTTGAAACGCATACACTGCCAGCGGACGGGTATATTCCTTACCGCTACACAGTGCTGCCTTTCATCTTCCCGGAGGATACCTGGGTTTCCTCCATTGAAATCAAACCAGATAACCCGAGTGTCGTACATCACTGCAATATGGCCGCCGTCAGTCTTGCAAAGAAATGGGACGAATCGAACTTCATCACCGGCAAAGTGCCCGGCTCAGGTCCCACCATGCTGCCTGAGGGACTGGGAATTCTGATTCCTAAGGGGAGCGCCCTCGCACTACAGATCCATTACACATCCACTGGGAAACCGGAAAAATGTAACATCTCGGTCGGCTTCAAATATGTGCAAGGGAAGGTCCAGAAACGCTATCGCTTTCTGATCATCAAAAATACAAAATTCAAGATTCCCCCTGGCACCCCGCATCATGAAGTCAGCAATTCGAAAACACTTGACCGCGATGCTCATGGCATTGGCCTGTTCGCTCACATGCATTTGCGCGGCAAAGATCTCTCATTCCGCGCTCATTACCCAGAGGGAAAAAATGAAACTCTGCTGGTGATTCCCAACTACAATTTCGACTGGCAGATTGGTTATCTTTGGAAAGACCAGCGAAATTTCTTTCCCAAAGGAACCCGTGTGGAAGCGATCGCACATTACGACAATTCCGCCTTTAATCCCTATAACCCGGATCCAACCACCAGCGTCAGAAACGGACCGCAAACCTACCATGAGATGATGTATGCGTTCTTTTTCTATACCTACGCCGACGAACGCCTGGATCTGGCGATTGATCCGAAAACAGGCCAGGCGGTGAAGTAA
- a CDS encoding sulfatase family protein gives MESVSAAPKAKQPNFIVIFCDNLGYGDIEPFGSTVNRTPCLNRMAREGRKFTHFCVTAGVCTPSRASIMTGCYSQRVGMHWNPRDGQVLRPISPYGLNPEEITVAEVLKKQGYTTGMIGKWHLGDQQPFLPTKQGFDYFYGIPYSDDMTQAVGKRIGDRLDGNRWPPLPVMLNDKVIKAGVDRNLLTKDYTEKAVEFIEQNKDHPFLLYFPQAMPGSTSKPFASEAFRGKSKSGPWGDSIEELDWSTGQLLDKLVELGIDENTLVIWTSDNGSPMAKDMNSTARGTNKPLNGRGYTTAEGAFRVPTIMWWPGTVPAGTVCNELATTMDLLPTFALLAGGTVPSDRIIDGHDIRPLIEGKSGAKTPYHVFYYYAMEQLQAVRKGPWKLFVPLKEFSRHPHFKKGEGSKPLLFNVETDISSEHSVAAQHPEIVKELMALAEKGRADLGDTNRPGVNQRSAGKIENPVPPTLNTTSTK, from the coding sequence ATGGAGTCGGTGTCTGCCGCACCAAAAGCAAAGCAACCGAACTTCATTGTCATCTTCTGTGATAATCTCGGCTACGGTGATATTGAGCCGTTCGGCTCCACAGTCAACCGCACCCCCTGCTTGAACCGAATGGCGCGAGAAGGACGCAAGTTTACTCATTTCTGTGTCACCGCGGGTGTCTGCACTCCATCGCGGGCTTCAATTATGACCGGCTGTTATTCCCAACGGGTGGGCATGCACTGGAATCCGCGCGACGGCCAGGTGCTGCGGCCGATTTCCCCCTACGGTTTAAACCCGGAAGAAATCACGGTCGCCGAAGTCTTGAAAAAACAAGGTTACACAACTGGCATGATTGGAAAGTGGCATCTGGGTGATCAGCAGCCTTTCCTGCCCACCAAGCAGGGCTTTGATTATTTTTACGGCATTCCCTACAGCGACGATATGACCCAGGCGGTCGGAAAACGGATCGGCGATCGATTGGACGGCAACCGCTGGCCTCCCCTGCCCGTAATGCTCAATGACAAAGTCATCAAAGCTGGAGTCGACCGCAATCTGCTAACCAAAGATTACACCGAAAAAGCAGTCGAGTTTATCGAACAGAATAAAGACCATCCGTTCCTTCTCTATTTCCCGCAAGCAATGCCCGGCAGTACGAGCAAGCCGTTCGCCAGCGAAGCCTTCCGGGGTAAGAGTAAAAGTGGTCCTTGGGGAGACAGTATCGAAGAGCTCGACTGGTCGACCGGACAACTTCTAGACAAGCTGGTCGAGCTCGGAATCGATGAGAACACGCTGGTGATCTGGACGTCAGACAATGGCTCTCCGATGGCAAAAGATATGAACAGCACAGCGCGAGGCACCAACAAGCCGCTTAACGGTCGCGGCTATACCACTGCCGAGGGCGCCTTCCGTGTTCCTACAATCATGTGGTGGCCTGGCACCGTTCCCGCAGGAACGGTATGCAATGAACTGGCAACCACCATGGATCTTTTGCCGACCTTTGCATTACTTGCTGGTGGAACCGTTCCCTCAGATCGTATCATTGACGGGCATGACATTCGCCCTTTAATTGAGGGTAAATCCGGTGCAAAAACGCCTTATCACGTCTTTTATTATTATGCGATGGAACAACTGCAGGCCGTGCGAAAAGGCCCCTGGAAATTATTCGTACCCTTAAAGGAATTCAGCCGACACCCTCACTTCAAAAAGGGAGAGGGTTCAAAACCACTGTTATTCAATGTGGAAACCGACATCAGCTCAGAACACAGCGTCGCTGCTCAGCACCCGGAAATTGTCAAGGAATTGATGGCTCTGGCTGAAAAAGGACGAGCGGATCTGGGAGACACGAATCGTCCCGGCGTCAACCAGCGTTCCGCGGGTAAAATTGAAAACCCCGTTCCCCCCACACTGAATACCACTTCCACTAAATAA
- a CDS encoding rhodanese-like domain-containing protein, which produces MHSLEIDCQTVKQKLDTNHPFVLLDCREQDEYNLVHISECRLLPMSVIQQRVSELDEHREAEIVVYCHHGMRSLQVTAWLQQEGFTNVKSMQGGIDAWSCEIDDSKTRY; this is translated from the coding sequence ATGCATTCCCTGGAAATCGACTGTCAGACAGTCAAGCAGAAACTCGACACCAACCATCCTTTTGTATTGCTCGACTGCCGGGAGCAGGATGAATATAACCTCGTCCATATCTCGGAGTGCCGCTTACTTCCCATGAGCGTAATTCAACAGCGGGTTTCTGAACTGGACGAACATCGCGAGGCGGAAATTGTTGTCTACTGTCATCACGGGATGCGCAGCCTGCAAGTCACCGCCTGGTTGCAGCAGGAAGGTTTCACAAACGTTAAAAGCATGCAAGGAGGCATCGATGCCTGGTCCTGCGAGATTGATGATTCCAAAACGCGATATTGA